Proteins found in one Crassostrea angulata isolate pt1a10 chromosome 3, ASM2561291v2, whole genome shotgun sequence genomic segment:
- the LOC128177960 gene encoding uncharacterized protein LOC128177960: MGKTYCRTCPRGYTTQFVASQSPTACSVPSSASTTENNVKQFLGLENQYFLIISASGSLIVIIAVVAIVSICIYRCTKRSQSKINTERSISRVNRNTLTPNGPPPPYEAWGYKK, from the exons ATGGGCAAAACATACTGCAGAACATGTCCTAGAGGGTATACTACACAGTTTGTCGCCAGTCAAAGTCCTACTGCTTGTTCAG tgCCCAGTTCTGCAAGCACTAcagaaaataatgtaaaacaat TTTTAGGGTTAGAAAATCAGTATTTTCTCATAATCAGCGCCAGTGGATCCTTGATCGTGATTATAGCAGTTGTGGCTATTGTTTCTATTTGCATATACCGCTGTACAAAAAG ATCCCAATCGAAGATCAACACAGAGAGAAGTATATCTAGGGTAAATCGAAACACACTGACTCCCAACGGTCCACCCCCTCCGTATGAGGCTTGGGGGTACAAGAAATAA